A portion of the Sphingobacterium spiritivorum genome contains these proteins:
- a CDS encoding twin-arginine translocase TatA/TatE family subunit: protein MTLAFLNIGTQEMILIVIVLLLLFGGKKLPELARGLGKGIREFKDASEGIKREISDQINNFDKDVEEKKIAETPAESVTQQTETEQTASTDSPDKEKKLPQFSAPEGTYQHEPGRQPDYDPNANHYNYGYNDHFASNQQTEVSSDEQAHAASNQQSSSENKPEQKEA, encoded by the coding sequence ATGACACTAGCATTTTTAAACATTGGCACCCAGGAAATGATTCTGATAGTAATCGTTTTGTTGTTGCTTTTTGGTGGTAAAAAACTTCCTGAATTAGCTCGTGGGTTAGGAAAAGGGATTCGTGAATTTAAAGATGCATCTGAAGGCATCAAGCGTGAAATATCGGATCAGATCAATAATTTTGATAAGGATGTAGAAGAGAAGAAAATTGCTGAAACTCCGGCAGAATCTGTTACACAACAAACAGAAACAGAGCAAACAGCCTCTACGGATTCACCGGACAAAGAAAAAAAACTACCTCAGTTTTCAGCTCCGGAAGGCACGTATCAGCATGAGCCGGGACGTCAGCCAGATTATGATCCGAATGCAAACCATTATAATTATGGTTACAATGATCACTTTGCCAGTAATCAACAGACAGAAGTTTCTTCTGATGAGCAGGCACATGCAGCCAGCAATCAACAATCCTCTTCAGAAAATAAACCGGAACAGAAAGAAGCTTAA
- a CDS encoding MATE family efflux transporter, with amino-acid sequence MLGRLKSYKPYYLSTFLLAGPVVVSQLGHTLVQTADTVIVGHFAGKIPLAAVSLVHSVFMVVLVIGLGIAYGLTPLIAQENGRSNKQECARLLSNSFWLNALSGALLFCFVYFGSMYAVEHLDQDPRVVKEAKPYLFLLSLSIFPLMIFNTFKQFAEGLGFTKQAMNITIWGNVFNILLAIILVKGMFGFKPMGIKGVGIATLIDRILMMIVMAVYVLKSSIFREYIKHFKLTYLDKGKLWNILKIGAPVAMQYVFEIGAFAGAALIAGKISADAQASHQVAITLAAMTYMMASGIASAATIKTGNSFGNKNYFRLQRFAVSSYHLVLIFMSVAAIIFAVFNKYLPYLITDDVTVVAIASQLIIIAGLFQLFDGTQVVGLGVLRGMGDVNVPTFITFIAYWVVGLPVGYVLGVVLDWGVKGVWYGLTLGLLTSSLLLYARYRAVIGRHMSTYMVR; translated from the coding sequence ATGTTGGGTAGGTTAAAATCGTATAAGCCGTACTATTTGAGTACATTTTTATTAGCCGGTCCGGTAGTTGTTTCCCAATTGGGGCATACGCTGGTACAGACGGCAGACACTGTTATTGTAGGGCATTTTGCCGGCAAGATACCTTTGGCTGCTGTTTCCCTTGTACACAGTGTATTTATGGTTGTATTGGTAATTGGTCTGGGGATTGCATATGGATTGACTCCTTTGATTGCACAGGAAAACGGACGGTCTAACAAGCAGGAATGTGCCAGACTGTTGTCTAACAGTTTCTGGCTCAATGCACTTTCCGGAGCATTATTGTTTTGCTTTGTTTATTTCGGATCGATGTATGCTGTAGAACATCTGGATCAGGATCCCCGTGTAGTAAAGGAAGCAAAGCCTTACTTATTTTTATTGAGTTTATCCATCTTCCCGCTGATGATCTTCAATACCTTTAAACAATTTGCAGAAGGACTTGGATTTACAAAGCAAGCTATGAATATTACCATCTGGGGAAATGTTTTTAATATCCTTCTGGCTATTATTCTGGTGAAAGGAATGTTTGGTTTCAAACCTATGGGAATCAAAGGTGTAGGTATTGCTACGTTAATAGACCGTATCCTCATGATGATTGTAATGGCCGTTTATGTATTGAAATCTTCTATTTTCAGGGAGTATATCAAGCATTTCAAGCTTACTTATCTGGATAAAGGTAAACTCTGGAACATCCTTAAGATCGGAGCTCCTGTAGCAATGCAATATGTATTTGAGATTGGAGCTTTTGCAGGAGCAGCTTTAATTGCCGGCAAGATCAGTGCGGATGCACAGGCTTCACATCAGGTAGCGATCACGCTGGCTGCGATGACATATATGATGGCAAGTGGTATTGCTTCTGCAGCGACAATCAAGACGGGTAATAGCTTTGGAAATAAGAATTACTTCAGATTACAGCGTTTTGCAGTATCGTCCTATCACCTGGTATTGATCTTTATGTCTGTGGCTGCGATTATATTTGCTGTTTTCAATAAATATCTTCCGTATCTTATTACAGATGATGTTACAGTGGTAGCTATTGCCTCCCAGTTAATTATTATTGCCGGATTATTTCAGCTGTTTGACGGTACACAAGTGGTGGGTTTGGGTGTTCTGAGAGGGATGGGTGACGTGAATGTTCCGACCTTTATTACGTTTATAGCGTATTGGGTTGTCGGATTACCTGTCGGATATGTATTAGGAGTGGTATTGGATTGGGGAGTGAAAGGGGTTTGGTATGGATTGACATTAGGTTTACTGACATCCTCGCTACTCTTATATGCCCGTTACAGAGCCGTAATAGGCAGGCATATGTCAACGTATATGGTGAGGTAA
- a CDS encoding dihydrolipoamide acetyltransferase family protein gives MALYNLTLPKMGESVSEATVTKWLKEPGDRISEDEAVVEVATDKVDSDVPSPVSGILKEKKISDGEIAQVGQIIAIIEIEGEGEETTVASTEVNEVEANMINPTPVKDEEIIAQEIQLPDLEIPGVDQLPASPAAHKEPIHNSIRFYSPLVRNIAQEEGLSQQELDSIPGTASDGRVTKQDVLNYLQQRKQTGQTNANPAPVSTPVQAAPAPGQSATKAIGVTAAGDEIIEMDRMRKLIADHMVKSVQTSPHVCSFVEADVTNMVNWRNKIKDSYKKREGENITFTPLFIEAISKALKDFPMVNVSIDGTNIIKRKNINIGMAAALPTGNLIVPVIKNADQLSLVGLSKSVNDLAVRSRANKLKPDDTQGGTFTFTNIGAFGNIMGTPIINQPQAAILAVGTITKKPAVIETEFGDMIGIRHIMYLSMSYDHRVIDGALGGTFLKRVADYLEQWDTNRVI, from the coding sequence ATGGCATTATATAATTTAACACTTCCCAAGATGGGAGAAAGTGTCTCTGAAGCTACAGTAACCAAGTGGCTGAAAGAACCAGGAGACAGGATCAGTGAGGATGAAGCTGTGGTAGAAGTTGCTACTGATAAAGTAGACTCCGATGTTCCGTCCCCGGTTTCGGGAATTTTAAAAGAGAAAAAAATCAGTGACGGAGAGATCGCTCAGGTTGGTCAGATCATTGCTATCATTGAAATAGAAGGTGAAGGAGAAGAAACAACTGTTGCTTCAACTGAAGTAAATGAAGTAGAAGCCAATATGATCAATCCGACTCCTGTAAAGGATGAGGAAATTATTGCACAAGAAATACAACTCCCTGATTTGGAAATCCCGGGAGTAGACCAACTACCAGCCTCACCAGCAGCACACAAAGAACCTATTCATAACAGCATAAGATTTTATTCTCCTTTGGTTCGCAATATTGCACAGGAAGAAGGTCTTTCCCAACAGGAGCTGGACAGTATCCCCGGAACAGCCAGTGATGGCCGTGTCACCAAACAGGATGTCCTAAATTACCTGCAGCAACGTAAACAGACGGGCCAGACAAATGCAAATCCTGCTCCGGTCAGTACCCCAGTACAAGCTGCTCCTGCACCAGGTCAGTCGGCTACAAAAGCAATTGGTGTAACAGCTGCCGGAGATGAGATTATAGAGATGGATCGTATGCGTAAACTGATTGCTGACCACATGGTCAAAAGCGTTCAGACCTCTCCGCATGTATGTTCCTTTGTAGAAGCAGACGTGACAAATATGGTTAACTGGCGCAACAAAATTAAAGACAGTTATAAAAAACGTGAAGGTGAAAATATCACATTTACACCCTTGTTTATAGAAGCCATAAGCAAAGCTCTTAAAGACTTTCCGATGGTCAATGTTTCTATAGACGGAACAAATATTATCAAAAGAAAGAATATCAATATCGGAATGGCGGCAGCCCTTCCTACCGGAAATCTGATTGTACCTGTGATCAAAAATGCAGATCAGCTTAGCCTGGTTGGTCTAAGCAAAAGTGTCAATGACCTGGCTGTCAGATCACGTGCAAATAAGCTTAAACCGGATGATACGCAGGGTGGAACGTTTACATTTACAAATATTGGTGCATTTGGCAATATAATGGGTACACCTATTATCAATCAGCCGCAGGCCGCTATTCTGGCAGTAGGTACCATTACGAAAAAACCCGCTGTAATTGAGACTGAGTTTGGAGATATGATCGGGATAAGACATATCATGTATTTATCTATGTCCTATGATCATCGGGTCATAGACGGCGCTCTGGGCGGTACATTCCTGAAGCGTGTTGCAGATTATTTAGAACAATGGGATACTAACCGTGTAATCTGA
- a CDS encoding competence/damage-inducible protein A: MTAEIITIGDEILIGQIIDTNSAWIAKQLKNINISIGQITSISDSKEAIRQTLQEAAGRADIIIVTGGLGPTKDDITKITAADYFGTHLIRDEKVLAHVEDFFKQRGLEILEINLQQADILANSEVLFNDVGTAPGMFVRQDNKYYFFMPGVPFEMKFIVTNRILPILSTLDIGQSIWTQNIITAGIGESFLANNIADIEDALPDYIKLAYLPKYGSVRMRLTAIGQDASALRQETEEFANRIVDRVLPHVISTEDLTIEEVIIKEFAKRNLTLSTAESCTGGFLAAQLTAVPGCSQIFTGGTIPYSNKLKMQLLGVTEATLSSFGAVSEQTVIEMANGSKKNFDTDYAIATSGIAGPDGGTPEKPVGTVWIAIAGKEKVITKKCQFTPNRQVNIELATAYAYNMLWNLFHTENNFTVK, translated from the coding sequence ATGACAGCAGAAATTATAACTATCGGAGATGAAATTCTGATTGGTCAGATCATAGACACCAATTCTGCCTGGATCGCCAAGCAGCTCAAAAATATCAATATCTCCATCGGGCAGATTACATCTATTTCTGACAGTAAAGAAGCTATCCGACAAACTTTACAGGAAGCAGCCGGAAGAGCGGATATTATTATTGTCACAGGGGGACTCGGTCCCACCAAAGATGATATCACGAAGATAACAGCAGCAGATTATTTCGGGACACACCTTATCCGTGATGAAAAAGTACTGGCTCACGTAGAAGACTTTTTCAAGCAGAGAGGATTAGAAATATTGGAAATTAATCTGCAGCAGGCAGATATTTTAGCTAATTCAGAGGTACTGTTTAACGATGTAGGAACTGCTCCAGGCATGTTCGTCAGACAAGACAATAAGTACTACTTCTTTATGCCCGGAGTCCCTTTTGAAATGAAGTTTATCGTTACAAACAGGATTCTGCCGATATTATCCACACTGGATATTGGTCAGTCCATCTGGACTCAGAATATTATTACTGCAGGAATCGGAGAGTCTTTCCTGGCCAACAATATTGCGGATATCGAAGACGCACTGCCCGATTACATCAAGCTGGCTTACCTGCCTAAGTACGGTTCCGTACGCATGCGATTAACAGCAATAGGTCAGGATGCATCGGCACTCCGACAAGAGACTGAAGAATTCGCAAACCGTATAGTAGATCGTGTACTGCCACATGTAATCTCAACAGAAGATCTCACTATCGAAGAAGTCATCATTAAAGAATTTGCAAAACGTAATCTTACTTTATCTACAGCAGAAAGCTGTACAGGAGGATTTTTAGCGGCACAACTAACTGCTGTTCCGGGTTGCAGTCAGATCTTTACGGGTGGCACTATCCCCTACTCCAATAAATTGAAAATGCAGCTTTTAGGAGTAACTGAAGCAACATTATCATCCTTCGGAGCTGTCAGCGAACAAACTGTGATTGAAATGGCTAATGGCAGTAAAAAGAATTTTGATACCGATTATGCAATTGCGACAAGCGGGATAGCCGGACCGGATGGTGGAACTCCCGAAAAACCTGTCGGAACAGTCTGGATTGCTATTGCCGGGAAGGAAAAAGTTATTACAAAAAAATGCCAGTTTACACCAAACAGACAGGTAAATATAGAATTGGCAACTGCTTATGCCTACAATATGCTATGGAATTTGTTTCATACGGAAAACAACTTCACGGTAAAATAA
- a CDS encoding putative LPS assembly protein LptD, producing MCISLAYAQETTPSKASKSTIQDTTKSITDTAKVVTQDSIRDSVVVKNESGLQSTVSIVAVDSQYTQVDKNITYLYKGAKVKYQDFELSADFIRLDRNTNELFASGVIDHNGKYVGRPVVLFPNETPKSVDSLTYNYKTQEGNTYGIMTEVDGGYIQAKVVRKNMYDEMSIYKGLYSTCDLPYPHTHFGLQISKGIVTKNQIIAGPTYLVVENIPVKFVAIPFGFFPKPNKRSSGFLFPSFGEDATRGFTIRDIGWYLAFNDYWDTELRATIFSKGSWEARVNTQYKVNYKYNGGFNLSFASTKTGVEGTDDYGSDKVFNVTWNHTQRQEANPGTSFSASVNFGSSSYYKRTGALVNNFNDLTRNNMSSSISYGKVFADGKVNFTSSLSHRQEMATGRVDLELPTFSLNVASFNPFDSKERVGEQKWYQRITVGYSLQGRNSISIGDSLLFTKEALNKFSNGFQHSIPISLSLNAFKHFQFNTSVNYTERWYLQSIRKSLQNEPQGYKPVTDTLQGFKRAYDYSISTGLSTKIYGMYPKIGKIQNIRHVVTPSINLNYRPDFSDPSFGFYRNFIDENGRQSRYSIFQNGIYGSPGSGRSMGIGFSVDNNLEAKVLSKSDTSNNGVKKIPILQGLTFSGNYNFVADSLKLTPISFSGRTALFGEKININFNGSLDPYSIDKFGTKINKYAIQSGKLARLTSFGFSFDYSFNPNASKSRNQNIDSLRNTVQNMTPEQAEALARISSNPNAFVDFNIPWNLAGSFSFQYSKPGLQSTVTATLNVHGDFNLTPKWKVQFNSGYDFRAKQVSMTQFNIYRDLHCWDMSVGWTPFGQYKSYNITIRAKASVLQDLKLSKRNSSFSGY from the coding sequence ATGTGTATTTCTTTAGCATATGCTCAGGAAACTACCCCTTCAAAAGCGTCGAAGTCTACGATCCAGGATACAACAAAAAGCATTACCGATACGGCAAAAGTGGTAACACAGGACAGTATACGTGATTCTGTAGTTGTCAAAAATGAAAGTGGTCTGCAATCTACAGTCAGTATCGTAGCAGTAGACAGTCAGTATACGCAGGTAGATAAAAATATAACTTATCTCTACAAAGGTGCAAAGGTCAAATATCAGGATTTTGAATTATCTGCCGATTTTATCCGTCTGGATCGTAACACCAATGAACTATTTGCCAGCGGTGTAATTGACCATAACGGAAAATATGTAGGCCGGCCAGTTGTATTGTTTCCAAACGAAACACCTAAGTCTGTAGATTCCCTGACCTACAATTATAAAACGCAGGAAGGTAATACCTACGGAATTATGACCGAAGTAGACGGAGGATACATACAGGCCAAAGTCGTGCGTAAAAATATGTACGATGAGATGTCCATATACAAAGGTTTGTACAGTACCTGTGATCTGCCTTATCCGCATACCCATTTCGGTCTACAGATATCAAAGGGGATTGTTACCAAAAATCAAATCATTGCAGGACCTACCTATCTGGTTGTAGAAAACATACCGGTCAAATTTGTTGCCATTCCTTTCGGTTTCTTCCCGAAACCCAACAAAAGATCTTCCGGATTTCTGTTTCCTTCCTTTGGTGAGGATGCAACCCGGGGATTTACGATCAGAGACATAGGCTGGTATCTGGCTTTTAATGATTATTGGGATACTGAATTACGGGCAACAATTTTCTCCAAAGGATCCTGGGAAGCCCGTGTCAATACGCAGTATAAGGTCAATTACAAATATAACGGAGGTTTTAACCTGAGCTTCGCATCGACTAAGACCGGTGTGGAAGGAACAGACGATTACGGTTCAGACAAAGTTTTTAATGTCACGTGGAACCATACCCAGCGTCAGGAAGCAAATCCGGGAACCTCATTCAGTGCATCCGTTAATTTTGGTAGCAGCAGCTATTATAAAAGAACAGGAGCTCTGGTCAATAATTTTAACGATCTGACACGTAATAATATGTCCTCATCCATCAGTTATGGAAAAGTATTTGCTGATGGAAAAGTCAACTTTACGTCCAGTCTGAGTCACAGACAGGAAATGGCAACCGGTCGTGTAGATTTAGAATTACCTACATTCAGTTTGAACGTAGCTTCATTCAATCCATTTGACAGCAAAGAGCGTGTCGGAGAGCAGAAATGGTATCAACGTATTACTGTAGGGTATAGCTTACAGGGCCGTAACTCCATCTCTATCGGAGACTCCCTGTTATTTACGAAAGAAGCGCTCAATAAATTTTCGAACGGATTTCAACACTCCATTCCGATCAGTCTCTCGCTGAATGCTTTTAAACATTTTCAATTCAACACAAGTGTCAATTACACTGAGCGCTGGTATCTGCAAAGTATCCGTAAATCATTGCAGAATGAGCCCCAGGGATACAAACCTGTCACCGATACGCTTCAGGGATTCAAACGCGCATACGATTACTCCATATCTACAGGTCTATCAACCAAAATATATGGTATGTATCCTAAAATCGGAAAGATACAGAACATCAGACACGTCGTTACTCCCTCTATCAATCTGAATTACAGACCCGATTTCTCAGATCCTTCTTTTGGATTTTACAGAAATTTCATTGACGAAAACGGCAGACAATCCCGGTATTCTATTTTCCAAAACGGGATCTACGGAAGTCCGGGTTCAGGAAGGTCAATGGGAATCGGATTCTCCGTGGATAATAACCTGGAGGCTAAAGTCCTCAGCAAAAGTGACACCTCCAATAACGGGGTCAAGAAAATCCCGATCCTGCAAGGTCTGACCTTTAGTGGTAATTATAACTTTGTAGCAGATTCTCTGAAACTTACTCCGATTAGTTTCTCCGGTCGTACAGCTCTTTTCGGGGAAAAGATCAATATCAATTTCAACGGTTCATTAGATCCGTATTCTATTGACAAATTCGGAACTAAGATCAACAAATATGCTATTCAGAGTGGCAAGCTTGCACGATTGACCAGTTTTGGTTTTTCTTTTGACTATAGTTTCAATCCCAATGCATCCAAGAGCCGAAATCAAAATATAGATTCCCTTCGCAATACCGTACAGAATATGACTCCCGAGCAAGCAGAGGCACTGGCCCGTATCAGTTCAAATCCAAATGCCTTTGTAGATTTCAACATTCCATGGAATCTGGCCGGATCCTTTAGTTTTCAATACAGCAAACCGGGATTACAGTCTACGGTGACGGCAACTCTAAATGTACACGGGGACTTTAATCTGACTCCAAAATGGAAAGTACAGTTTAACTCCGGATATGATTTCAGAGCAAAACAAGTTTCCATGACCCAATTCAATATCTACAGAGATCTGCATTGTTGGGACATGTCCGTCGGATGGACCCCATTCGGTCAATACAAAAGTTACAACATCACGATCAGAGCCAAAGCCTCCGTATTGCAGGATCTTAAGTTATCTAAACGAAACAGCAGCTTTAGCGGATATTAA
- a CDS encoding N-acetylmuramoyl-L-alanine amidase: MDIKKIFGRTKLIALSLLIIFLILPSTNKSQSKSPYKIKTIVIDAGHGGHDSGARGRETLEKHIALQVALKLGKLIESELPGVKVLYTRKTDEFVELYKRIYYANDNHADLFISIHCNSGGISRVTTRNRKGKRVTSSVTNSSAKGTETLVSGYGRLGEQDAALRENASLLLESNYKDNYQGFDPKDPESYIVFSLMKNQFRDQSIKLASYMQNEYVKSGRTNRGVWEKSLAVLARAGMPAVLTEIGFISNPDEEQFMMSDSGQNEIINNLLNAIKTYKRSVER; encoded by the coding sequence ATGGACATAAAAAAGATTTTTGGGAGAACAAAATTAATCGCACTATCATTACTTATTATTTTTCTTATTCTGCCATCCACCAATAAATCTCAAAGTAAATCTCCATACAAAATAAAGACGATTGTCATTGATGCCGGACATGGAGGGCATGATTCAGGAGCGAGAGGCCGGGAGACACTGGAAAAACATATTGCCTTACAGGTAGCACTGAAACTCGGGAAACTGATTGAATCCGAGTTGCCGGGAGTAAAAGTTCTGTACACACGTAAGACCGACGAGTTTGTTGAACTTTATAAGCGTATTTATTATGCGAATGATAATCATGCAGATCTTTTTATTTCTATCCATTGTAACTCCGGAGGTATAAGCAGAGTGACTACCCGTAACCGCAAAGGTAAGCGTGTTACTTCATCTGTGACGAACTCTTCGGCTAAGGGAACGGAAACGCTGGTGTCCGGTTACGGAAGATTAGGCGAACAGGATGCTGCTCTTCGTGAGAATGCTTCGCTTTTGCTGGAGTCCAATTACAAAGACAACTATCAAGGGTTTGATCCGAAAGATCCCGAAAGTTACATTGTCTTCTCGTTAATGAAAAACCAATTCCGGGATCAAAGTATTAAGCTTGCTTCTTACATGCAAAATGAATATGTTAAATCCGGACGTACAAATCGCGGGGTGTGGGAAAAGAGTCTTGCGGTACTGGCCAGAGCGGGTATGCCGGCAGTATTGACAGAGATCGGATTTATAAGTAATCCGGATGAAGAACAGTTTATGATGTCAGATTCAGGTCAGAATGAGATAATTAATAACCTGTTGAATGCAATTAAAACCTATAAAAGAAGTGTGGAACGCTAA
- a CDS encoding MlaD family protein, producing MKIANETKVGALTIVAIALLFIGYSFLKGNDVFSSENTFYTVYGNVDGLAVSKPVMVNGYQIGRVSKMTLMPDGQIRTEFKIKKEYEIPSNTVARIMSADLLGSKIIVFNLGNSTTLANDGDPLTSDVQQNLMEKVEPLQKKVENIAARMDSVLVAVNAILDKDFQKDVKRSVHSISVTMKNIEGITGEVNGLLGTEKARLGRIMANLESITVNFKNNGKKLDHIMNNLDNVSDQMAKIEIKSTVDKANKAMQDVQDITNKINNGDGSISLLLNDDKLYNNLNSASEELDNLIKDVKNHPGKYIRLSIFGKRDTK from the coding sequence TTGAAAATAGCAAATGAGACCAAAGTAGGGGCATTGACAATTGTTGCCATTGCGTTACTGTTTATTGGATATAGTTTTTTGAAAGGAAATGATGTTTTCAGTAGTGAAAATACATTTTATACGGTGTACGGAAATGTGGATGGTCTGGCTGTATCAAAACCTGTAATGGTCAATGGTTATCAGATAGGGCGTGTATCTAAAATGACACTAATGCCTGACGGGCAGATCCGAACAGAATTTAAGATTAAGAAAGAATACGAAATTCCTTCTAATACCGTTGCCCGGATTATGAGTGCAGACCTGTTGGGAAGCAAGATTATTGTATTTAATTTGGGAAATAGTACCACTTTAGCTAATGACGGTGACCCGCTGACATCTGATGTGCAACAGAATCTGATGGAAAAGGTAGAACCTTTGCAGAAGAAAGTAGAGAATATCGCCGCCCGGATGGACTCTGTGCTGGTAGCGGTAAATGCTATTCTGGATAAAGACTTTCAAAAGGACGTGAAGAGAAGTGTACACAGCATCTCTGTAACCATGAAGAATATAGAGGGGATTACTGGTGAAGTAAATGGATTACTAGGCACTGAAAAGGCGCGTCTGGGAAGAATCATGGCCAATCTGGAGTCGATCACCGTGAACTTTAAAAATAACGGTAAGAAACTGGATCATATCATGAATAACCTGGACAATGTATCTGATCAGATGGCCAAAATCGAAATCAAGTCTACTGTAGATAAAGCGAATAAGGCCATGCAGGATGTACAGGATATAACAAATAAGATAAATAATGGTGACGGTTCGATCAGTCTGCTACTTAATGATGATAAGTTATATAATAATCTCAACAGTGCTTCTGAGGAACTGGATAATCTGATTAAGGATGTGAAGAATCATCCTGGAAAGTATATCAGACTTTCGATTTTCGGAAAGAGAGATACAAAATAA